GGCCATTTCGTTCACCGCAAAATCTCCTTTGGACCGGAATGATAACTTGACCATATTTCCCTTCTCCATGAACAGCGCGCCGAACAGTATGCCTTTGATGGCATATGCGTAGTTTACCAGTCCTTCCGTATCGCCGTTTTCATAATTGAACTCATCCAGCTCAGCCCGTGTCAGGGTGATGTAGGCCGTTTTATACTCCGGCAACACCACCAGCTTATCTTTCAGACTGAAACCCAAAAGGCGGGTCCGGCTTTCGGAATAAGCATCAAAAATCCGCTCATGAATGAGGGTATGCTGCAGACCTGTCTCAAGCAATGCAGCCACCACCCGGTGGGTGGTTGGAGAGGTAGCAGGAAAGCGAAACGAACCCGTATCGGTCATGATGCCGGTATACATGCAGGCCGCCATATCCGTGGTGATTTCCTTTTCTCCACCGAGTCCGCATATCAGGCGGTGAATCAACTCGCAGGTAGACGAGGCTGTGGTATCCCATAACATCAGAGACGCAAAGTCCTTCGGTTCGGGGTGATGATCCACCAACACCTTGACGGCGGAGGCGGCAGTCAGCATATCACACATATCATCGATGCGCTTAGGGTCATTGTAATCCAATGAAAAGATCACGTCGGCCTTTTTCATCAGGCGTTCGGTTTTTGCTTTGGTGCCGTCGTGCATATTATAGACCAGCACCTCTTCATGGCCTTTTAGCCAATGAAGGAAATCCGGATAACCGGTTGGGGTGATCACCGTCACATCATGACCTTTGGATGTGAGGTATTGCCACAATGCAAGGGAAGACCCCATGGCATCTCCATCCGGATGAGTGTGGGTCGTGATGATAATCTTTTGCGGTTTGGCAAGAAGATCTGAAAGTTTGGCGTAATCCATAGCCGCCAAAGTTAGTCAATTCAGCCGGTGGTGGGAGCAGGA
This region of Flavobacteriales bacterium genomic DNA includes:
- a CDS encoding bifunctional oligoribonuclease/PAP phosphatase NrnA; the encoded protein is MDYAKLSDLLAKPQKIIITTHTHPDGDAMGSSLALWQYLTSKGHDVTVITPTGYPDFLHWLKGHEEVLVYNMHDGTKAKTERLMKKADVIFSLDYNDPKRIDDMCDMLTAASAVKVLVDHHPEPKDFASLMLWDTTASSTCELIHRLICGLGGEKEITTDMAACMYTGIMTDTGSFRFPATSPTTHRVVAALLETGLQHTLIHERIFDAYSESRTRLLGFSLKDKLVVLPEYKTAYITLTRAELDEFNYENGDTEGLVNYAYAIKGILFGALFMEKGNMVKLSFRSKGDFAVNEMARDHFDGGGHRNAAGGSSALSMEETVKKFTELLPRYKDKLWSA